The nucleotide window GAGGGACTGGGCGAGACACTCCGTCCGCGAGAAATGCTCGAACGGTTGGGAGAACGTGTGCTCGGTCTTCTGCTGACCGATCGCAGCCTTGGCCGGCTCATCTATTTTGCCGTACTCGAACTTCCCGAAGAACGAAAGCGTCTCTACGAGGGACATTTGAAACCGCTGCTAGCGGAGCTAACGACACAGATCCAATCCTGGGTACAGGCCGGGGAGGTTCGGGCCGTCGACCCGCACTCCGCAGCCCTTGCCATCACTGGGATGCTGTGGTCGCCTTACAACCTGCAGGAATTGCTGGGAATGGAGAAACCCGGGCAGGAATCGGTCAAGCAGATGGCTGGCGACTTTGCTGAGCTCTGCCTGCGCGGATTAGGAACCAATACCACCCA belongs to Terriglobia bacterium and includes:
- a CDS encoding TetR/AcrR family transcriptional regulator; amino-acid sequence: MSEYSNRDTRIRILEAAATKFAAYGFRAATMKQIAAAANVNDVTVYRYFPKKQNLYWAAIDWKVRSSALNQLFVEGLGETLRPREMLERLGERVLGLLLTDRSLGRLIYFAVLELPEERKRLYEGHLKPLLAELTTQIQSWVQAGEVRAVDPHSAALAITGMLWSPYNLQELLGMEKPGQESVKQMAGDFAELCLRGLGTNTTQATVG